A DNA window from Anastrepha obliqua isolate idAnaObli1 chromosome 5, idAnaObli1_1.0, whole genome shotgun sequence contains the following coding sequences:
- the LOC129248875 gene encoding histone-lysine N-methyltransferase SETMAR-like, giving the protein MSAEMAPSNDKLLTEFNVDGKAAEQPPVPRKSAEKVAKKLRDLFGDKALKERQCRNWFIKFRSGDFSLKYAQRSGRPSDVDEDIMKALLELDRHVTLREIEEKLNIPKSTVHDHINSLGLSKHDEAPQTTSKADIHQKKIMLSVWWGWKGVAYFELLQRNQTINSCVYCQQLDKLKTAINEKRPELINRKGVIFHQDNATPHTASVPRQKLKKLGWELLMHPQYSSDYASSDYHLFRYLQTSLNGKTFGNDEATKSHLVEFFANKGQKFYEELWNTYSATTLYIAKHQ; this is encoded by the exons ATGTCAGCGGAGATGGCACCTTCGAacgataaattgctcaccgaattCAATGTGGATGGCAAAGCTGCAGAGCAGCCTCCGGTGCCCA gAAAAAGCGCAGAGAAGGTTGCTAAAAAGTTACGTGATTTGTTTGGTGATAAAGCTTTAAAAGAAAGACAGTGCCGAAATTGGTTCATCAAATTCCGTTCTGgagatttttcacttaaatATGCGCAACGTTCAGGTCGGCCAAGTGATGTCGATGAAGACATTATGAAGGCTTTACTCGAATTGGATCGTCATGTAACTTTGCGTGAGATTgaagagaaattaaatataCCAAAATCAACCGTTCATGATCATATAAATAGTCTTGGACTG TCCAAGCATGATGAAGCGCCACAAACCACTTCAAAGGCTGATATTCACCAAAAGAAGATTATGCTGTCAGTTTGGTGGGGCTGGAAGGGTGTGGCATATTTTGAGTTGCTTCAGAGGAACCAAACGATTAATTCGTGTGTCTACTGCCAACAATTAGACAAATTGAAAACAGCCATCAACGAGAAGCGACCGGAATTGATCAATCGTAAAGGTGTCATatttcatcaggacaacgctacaCCGCATACCGCTTCGGTCCCTcgccaaaaactaaaaaagcttGGCTGGGAACTTCTGATGCATCCTCAATATAGCTCTGACTACGCATCGTCAGACTACCATTTATTTCGGTATTTGCAGACCTCCTTAAATGGTAAAACTTTCGGCAATGACGAGGCTACAAAATCGCACTTGgttgagttttttgcaaataaaggcCAGAAGTTCTATGAGGAACTCTGGAACACCTACTCTGCCACTACCCTGTATATAGCAAAACACCAATAA